One Primulina huaijiensis isolate GDHJ02 chromosome 8, ASM1229523v2, whole genome shotgun sequence genomic region harbors:
- the LOC140983519 gene encoding protein MIZU-KUSSEI 1-like: protein MNILFPFHQMAENPALLSNILRRATLPTATKPSKSNLLGGGLFRIFKLLPMLTAGSKMAALLVSIHRKPLLADKATTITLFGYRKGRLAIAIQENPHQPPIFLLELPMSTAVFHREMASDVLRIAIESETKTRKKKLMEEFVWAVYCNGRKLGCSIRRKNMSDDEIHVMNLLRGVSMGAGVLPSLWEKERAEEGQLTYIRARFDRVVGSKDSESFYMINPEGASGQELSIFFVRVK from the coding sequence ATGAATATTCTGTTTCCGTTCCACCAAATGGCCGAAAACCCTGCCTTACTATCCAACATTCTACGCCGCGCCACCCTTCCCACTGCCACGAAGCCGTCGAAATCCAACCTCCTTGGTGGCGGACTCTTCCGCATTTTCAAACTCCTCCCCATGCTAACCGCCGGCAGCAAGATGGCCGCGCTTCTCGTGAGCATACACCGTAAACCACTCCTGGCAGACAAAGCCACCACCATAACCCTCTTCGGCTACCGCAAAGGACGGCTCGCCATAGCCATACAAGAAAACCCTCATCAACCGCCGATTTTTTTGCTAGAACTCCCCATGTCAACCGCTGTGTTTCACAGAGAAATGGCGTCCGACGTGCTACGAATTGCCATCGAAAGCGAGACAAAAACCCGCAAGAAGAAGCTCATGGAAGAATTCGTGTGGGCTGTCTATTGCAACGGCAGAAAACTTGGGTGCTCCATTAGGAGGAAGAATATGAGCGATGATGAAATACATGTTATGAATCTTCTGAGAGGAGTTTCCATGGGGGCCGGGGTTCTGCCGAGCCTGTGGGAGAAGGAACGAGCAGAAGAAGGCCAGTTGACGTATATCCGAGCCAGGTTCGATAGGGTTGTTGGATCGAAGGATTCTGAGTCGTTTTACATGATCAATCCTGAAGGTGCATCAGGGCAAGAACTTAGTATCTTCTTTGTGAGAGTAAAATAG
- the LOC140983073 gene encoding uncharacterized protein: MAFAVFITFTRHCHLLPSFPISKFAISSRLYFSCRGRVFVVKPMSSVAESKSEKTIFTAPYGSWKSPLTADVVSGANKWLGGFAVDSLGRLVWLESRPTESGRDVLVRQAEIEGDKPTDITPQDFAVRTVAQEYGGGAFRISGDILVFSNYKDQRLYKQSVSSKDSAPVPLTPDYGGPLVCYADGVFDPQSNRYVTVMEDRRESSTNATTTIVSIDLNSNHISEPKILVGGNDFYAFPRIDHKGERMAWIEWSHPNMPWDRSKLWVGYISDNGEITKRICVAGGDPSILESPTEPKWSIEGELFFITDRTGGFWNIYKWVESMNEVLPIYSLDAEFSKPLWVFGLNSYEFIPGQKNLIACNYRKKGRSYFAILDVVSSKLSPLDIPFTDISNIVSGLDCLYVEGASEVHPSSIAKVALGDQNSKAADFKIIWSSASISSSYRPYLSSPELIEFPTEVPGENAYAYFYPPTNPLYQASQDEKPPLLLKSHGGPTAETRGILNLNIQYWTSRGWALVDVNYGGSTGYGRKYRERLLGRWGTVDVDDCCSCAKFLVDCGKVDGNRLCITGGSAGGYTTLAALAFRETFKAGASLYGVADLDSLRADTHKFESRYLDNLVGSDEEFFKRSPINFVHKFSCPIILFQGLNDKVVPPNQARKIYQALKDKGLPVALVEYEGEQHGFRKAENIKFTLEQQMLFFARLVGRFDVADEITPIKIDNID, encoded by the exons ATGGCATTCGCTGTCTTTATCACGTTCACTAGACACTGCCACTTACTTCCCAGTTTTCCAATCTCAAAGTTTGCCATTTCTTCTCGCCTATACTTCAGCTGCAGAGGTCGAGTTTTTGTTGTAAAACCGATGTCTTCTGTTGCAGAAAGTAAATCAGAGAAGACGATTTTCACTGCTCCATATGGTTCTTGGAAGTCTCCCCTCACCGCAGACGTCGTTTCTGGGGCGAATAAATGGCTTGGTGGCTTCGCAGTCGATTCGCTTGGCCGCCTCGTGTGGCTGGAATCCCGTCCCACTGAATCTGG AAGAGATGTCCTTGTCAGACAAGCCGAGATTGAAGGGGACAAGCCAACTGATATTACCCCACAAGATTTTGCAGTGAGGACTGTGGCTCAAGAATATGGAGGTGGGGCTTTTAGAATTTCAGGCGACATCCTTGTCTTCTCAAATTACAAGGATCAAAGACTCTACAAGCAGTCAGTTTCATCTAAAG ATTCAGCTCCTGTTCCTCTCACACCAGACTACGGAGGACCACTTGTGTGCTATGCCGATGGAGTGTTTGATCCTCAATCTAATCGCTACGTAACTGTAATGGAAG ATCGTCGTGAAAGTAGTACAAATGCCACTACGACTATTGTCTCGATTGACCTCAATAGCAACCATATAAGTG AACCTAAAATACTAGTTGGAGGCAATGACTTCTATGCTTTTCCTCGTATTGATCACAAAGGAGAACGAATGGCATGGATTGAATGGAGTCATCCGAACATGCCATGGGACCGATCAAAACTTTGGGTAGGCTATATATCGGACAATGG AGAGATTACAAAACGGATTTGTGTTGCTGGTGGTGATCCTTCAATTTTGGAATCTCCGACTGAACCAAAGTGGTCGATTGAAG GGGAACTTTTCTTCATCACTGACAGAACTGGCGGGTTTTGGAATATCTACAAATGG GTAGAATCTATGAATGAAGTACTGCCAATTTACTCGTTAGATGCTGAGTTTTCAAAACCTTTATGGGTTTTTGGCTTGAACTCATATGAATTTATTCCGGGTCAGAAGAACTTAATTGCTTGCAATTACAG GAAGAAAGGAAGGTCGTATTTTGCAATTCTGGATGTTGTTTCAAGCAAATTATCACCTCTTGATATTCCTTTCACTGACATTAGCAACATT GTTTCTGGGCTTGACTGTCTTTATGTTGAGGGAGCATCTGAAGTTCATCCATCGTCAATCGCTAAG GTGGCTTTAGGAGATCAAAATTCAAAAGCAGCTGATTTTAAGATTATATGGTCTTCTGCTTCTATTAGTTCATCATATAGGCCGTACTTAAGTTCACCAGAATTAATAGAGTTCCCAACAGAAGTCCCTGGGGAAAATGCTTATGCGTACTTTTACCCTCCAACCAACCCTCTATATCAAGCTAGTCAGGACGAGAAACCTCCACTTCTGTTAAAGAGTCATG GAGGACCTACAGCTGAGACTCGTGGTATTCTAAATCTCAATATCCAGTATTGGACCAGTCGTGGTTGGGCTTTGGTGGATGTTAATTATGGTGGAAGTACTG GCTATGGCCGAAAATATCGAGAGAGGCTACTAGGACGCTGGGGAACTGTCGATGTTGATGACTGTTGTAGCTGTGCCAAGTTTTTG GTTGATTGTGGAAAAGTTGATGGCAACCGACTATGTATTACTGGGGGTTCTGCTGGTGGATACACGACCCTGGCGGCACTTGCATTCAGAGAAACATTCAAAGCTGGAGCATCCTTGTATGGT GTTGCTGATTTAGATTCTTTGCGAGCCGACACTCACAAATTTGAATCTCGCTACCTCGACAATCTTGTAG GAAGTGACGAGGAATTCTTTAAAAGATCCCCAATCAATTTTGTGCATAAATTTTCCTGCCCCATAATACTATTCCAAGGATTGAATGACAAG GTCGTCCCCCCGAATCAAGCTCGAAAAATCTATCAAGCATTGAAGGACAAAGGGTTGCCAGTGGCGCTCGTGGAATACGAAGGAGAGCAACATGGTTTTCGCAAG GCCGAAAATATAAAGTTCACGCTGGAACAGCAGATGCTGTTCTTTGCCCGTTTGGTCGGACGATTCGATGTCGCTGATGAAATCACTCCAATTAAAATCGATAATATTGACTGA
- the LOC140983172 gene encoding uncharacterized protein — protein sequence MEVIQPSPAGDFDLNSARSSPHVTAPSTPKLLGEYYFSAPTSPSHLSQFYKDFDDFLVASGSGGTVPKCSSPKKLIGDDFAFDVSEECETASQLSAEELFDGGVIKPLKPPVVGIQLPKVAAKKIQGAFSPRGKNRKERTDLYAVATAEISHRGRSVNNASKSSSRRAARSLSPIRDGEYQYWEDDKQQSDNTKYSSMLCSSKGSKKWRLKDFFLFRSASEGRATEKDHLKKYTAAYRLSSFRAIDSPGPRKGPVSAHELHYTMNRAVSQDLKKKTFLPYKQGILGRLAFNPAVHALANGFGFSRK from the coding sequence ATGGAGGTGATTCAACCTTCCCCCGCAGGGGATTTCGATCTCAACAGCGCAAGGTCTTCGCCACATGTAACCGCGCCTTCAACACCTAAGCTCTTAGGGGAATACTATTTCAGTGCTCCTACCAGCCCCTCTCATCTCTCTCAGTTCTataaagattttgatgatttcTTGGTGGCATCTGGGAGTGGCGGGACGGTGCCGAAATGCTCGTCTCCCAAGAAATTGATCGGAGATGATTTTGCTTTTGATGTGAGCGAAGAATGTGAAACTGCGTCTCAGCTCTCTGCTGAAGAACTGTTTGACGGTGGGGTGATTAAACCTTTGAAGCCTCCGGTGGTGGGGATTCAGCTCCCTAAAGTGGCAGCGAAGAAAATTCAGGGAGCCTTTTCACCTCGCGGGAAGAACAGAAAAGAAAGGACCGACCTTTATGCGGTGGCCACAGCTGAGATTTCTCACAGAGGAAGATCAGTTAATAATGCGTCCAAATCCTCGAGTCGAAGGGCGGCACGTTCACTTTCTCCCATCAGAGACGGCGAATACCAATACTGGGAAGATGACAAGCAGCAATCTGATAACACGAAGTATTCTTCAATGCTTTGTTCATCTAAAGGCAGCAAGAAATGGAGACTAAAGGACTTCTTCTTGTTCCGCAGCGCATCAGAGGGACGCGCCACGGAGAAAGACCATCTGAAGAAGTACACGGCGGCGTACAGGCTCTCAAGCTTCAGGGCGATCGACAGCCCCGGTCCGAGGAAGGGACCGGTTTCAGCCCACGAGCTGCATTACACAATGAACCGGGCGGTTTCTCaagacttgaagaagaaaacttTCTTGCCGTACAAGCAGGGGATCCTGGGCCGCCTGGCGTTTAATCCCGCTGTCCATGCTTTGGCCAACGGCTTTGGCTTCTCTCGTAAATGA
- the LOC140982822 gene encoding uroporphyrinogen-III synthase, chloroplastic-like produces MATFSLSTLSPVRTPAIPSSSFRHQFQNRRIYVKIKALGSVSASLSSTANPKVVVTRERGKNGKLIHALENNGIDCLELPLIQHTQLPDSENLPSVLSNNLFDWIVITSPEAGEVFLDAWKAAGAPKVRIGVVGAGTASVFEKILPSAVQSLDVVFVPSKATGKVLASELPNNDNTRCTVLYPASAKAGNEIEEGLAKRGFEVTRLNTYTTEPVKYVDPMALEQALFIPVVAVASPSAVRAWLSVLPESPRWDNAVACIGETTAVAANKLGFRNVYFPANPGLEGWVSCILEALKVHSQVQQQI; encoded by the exons ATGGCTACATTTTCTCTCTCTACCCTCTCTCCGGTTCGTACACCTgcaattccttcttcttcttttcgTCATCAGTTTCAAAACCGAAGAATATATGTCAAAATCAAAGCTTTAGGTTCTGTTTCAGCTTCTTTATCTTCAACAGCCAATCCGAAAGTTGTGGTCACGAGGGAGCGAGGCAAGAACGGCAAGCTCATTCATGCTCTG GAAAATAATGGAATTGACTGCCTAGAGCTTCCTCTTATCCAGCATACTCAGTTGCCTGATTCAGAAAATCTTCCTTCTGTGTTGAGCA ACAATTTGTTTGACTGGATTGTCATAACTTCACCTGAAGCGGGTGAGGTTTTCCTTGATGCTTGGAA AGCTGCTGGAGCTCCAAAAGTCAGGATTGGAGTTGTAGGAGCTGGTACAGCAAgtgtttttgagaaaatattGCCTTCTGCAGTGCAAAGTCTTGATGTTGTTTTTGTTCCATCAAAAG CGACTGGCAAAGTTTTGGCGTCTGAACTTCCGAATAATGATAATACAAGGTGCACCGTCTTATATCCTGCTTCAGCAAAAGCTGGCAATGAAATTG AGGAGGGCCTTGCAAAGCGTGGATTCGAGGTTACTAGACTGAATACATACACTACC GAGCCTGTCAAATATGTGGACCCTATGGCTTTGGAGCAGGCACTTTTCATTCCTGTAGTTGCAGTAGCATCGCCTTCTGCTGTGCG TGCTTGGCTTAGTGTATTGCCAGAATCACCACGGTGGGATAATGCTGTTGCTTGTATTGGGGAGACTACTGCAGTAGCTGCTAACAAATTGGGGTTTAGGAATGTGTACTTCCCTGCAAATCCTGGTCTTGAAGG GTGGGTTAGCTGCATTTTAGAAGCTTTAAAAGTTCACAGCCAAGTGCAGCAGCAGATCTGA